Proteins encoded in a region of the Solanum dulcamara chromosome 9, daSolDulc1.2, whole genome shotgun sequence genome:
- the LOC129902663 gene encoding long chain acyl-CoA synthetase 9, chloroplastic codes for MGPYVAGVLVPLVVTILLQNRRSRKKRGLPVDVGGEPGYAIRNRRFNAPVETAWDGITTLAELFEYSCNKYYHKKLLGTRKLLSKEMEVSADGRSFEKLHLGDYEWLSYGQAFEIVCNFSSGLALLGHSREERVAIFADTCEEWLMALQSCFRRNVTVVTIYASLGEEALCYSLNQTEVTTVICGQKELKKLVEISGQLDTVTRVICMDNEIPSNAIVAAGSSWVLKTFSEVETLGRGNPVDPDLPLAADVAVIMYTSGSTGLPKGVMMTHRNVLATASAVLTIVPGLGSKDVYLAYLPLAHILELAAETIVPGIGGSIGYGSPLTLTDTSNKIKKGTKGDASALSPTVMAAVPAILDRVRVGVRKKVDAAGGLSKKLFDLAYSRRLSAINGNWLGAWGLERHFWNFLVFKKVQAILGGRIRFILSGGAPLSGDTQRFINICLGAPIGQGYGLTETCAGGAFSDYDDTSVGRVGPPLPCSYIKLIDWAEGGYLTSDSPMPRGEIVIGGPNVTVGYFKNEEKTKEVYKVDERGMSWFYTGDIGQFHADGCLEIIDRKKDIVKLQHGEYVSLGKVEAVLIVSPYVDNLMLHADPFHSYCVAIVVAAQAAVEDWARKHGINFGDFQELCQKEETIKEVYASLVKAAKAARLEKFEIPVKIKLLSEAWTPESGLVTAALKLKRDVIKKAFSHELAQLYSS; via the exons ATGGGGCCTTATGTTGCTGGTGTTCTTGTTCCTCTGGTAGTAACTATTCTCCTTCAGAATAGAAGAAGTCGAAAAAAACGAGGCTTGCCTGTTGATGTTGGTGGTGAACCTGGCTATGCTATCAGAAACCGTCGGTTTAATGCACCGGTTGAAACAGCATGGGATGGAATCACAACCCTGGCAGAGCTTTTTGAGTATTCATGCAATAAGTATTATCATAAAAAGTTACTAGGAACTCGGAAACTGCTTTCCAAGGAGATGGAAGTATCTGCAGATGGAAGGTCATTTGAGAAACTACACTTGGGTGATTATGAGTGGTTGAGTTATGGCCAGGCATTTGAAATTGTGTGCAACTTTTCCTCTGGTTTGGCACTACTTGGGCACTCAAGAGAAGAACGTGTGGCCATTTTTGCTGATACATGTGAAGAATGGTTAATGGCATTACAG AGTTGCTTCAGACGCAATGTGACGGTAGTTACTATTTATGCATCGCTTGGTGAAGAGGCCTTGTGTTACTCACTAAATCAG ACAGAGGTTACTACTGTCATTTGTGGGCAAAAGGAACTAAAGAAACTTGTAGAAATTAGTGGACAACTTGATACTGTCACACGTGTGATATGCATGGACAATGAGATTCCATCAAATGCGATCGTTGCTGCAGGGAGCAGCTGGGTATTGAAGACCTTTTCCGAGGTGGAAACTCTTGGCCGAGGAAACCCTGTTGACCCAGATTTACCTCTTGCAGCTGATGTAGCAGTGATCATGTATACCAGTGGAAGTACTGGTCTGCCCAAG GGTGTGATGATGACACACAGGAATGTTCTAGCTACAGCTTCTGCTGTTCTTACAATTGTACCTGGTCTTGGAAGCAAGGATGTTTACTTAGCATACCTGCCTCTTGCTCATATTCTCGAGCTTGCAGCAGAG ACCATAGTACCTGGGATTGGTGGTTCTATTGGATATGGCTCTCCTCTGACCCTTACTGATACTTCAAATAAGATAAAGAAAGGAACTAAAGGAGATGCCTCTGCGTTGAGTCCAACTGTGATGGCAGCTGTCCCAGCAATTCTTGATCGGGTTCGAGTTGGTGTGCGTAAAAAG GTAGATGCTGCAGGAGGATTATCCAAAAAGCTGTTTGATTTGGCATATTCTCGTAGATTGTCTGCAATTAATGGTAATTGGCTTGGAGCTTGGGGCTTAGAAAGGCATTTCTGGAACTTTTTAGTATTTAAGAAGGTTCAAGCAATTCTTGGCGGCCGTATCCGTTTTATCCTGTCAGGAGGAGCTCCTCTCTCCGGTGATACTCAGAGATTTATCAACATATGCCTTGG TGCTCCCATAGGCCAAGGTTATGGTCTTACTGAGACCTGTGCTGGTGGAGCATTTAGTGATTATGATGATACTTCTGTTGGACGTGTTGGTCCTCCACTCCCTTGCTCGTACATCAAG TTGATAGATTGGGCTGAGGGTGGATATCTAACAAGTGATTCCCCAATGCCTCGAGGTGAAATTGTTATTGGTGGACCGAATGTTACTGTTGGATATTTCAAAAATGAGGAGAAGACGAAAGAAGTGTACAAG GTTGATGAGAGAGGAATGAGTTGGTTCTACACAGGTGACATAGGGCAATTTCATGCAGACGGTTGCCTTGAGATAATTGACCGTAAGAAGGACATTGTTAAACTTCAGCACGGAGAATATGTTTCCTTGGGGAAG GTCGAGGCTGTTCTTATTGTCAGTCCCTATGTTGACAATCTAATGTTGCATGCCGATCCTTTCCATAGTTATTGTGTAGCTATAGTGGTGGCCGCTCAGGCTGCTGTTGAAGACTGGGCTAGGAAGCACGGAATTAACTTTGGCGATTTTCAAGAGTTATGTCAGAAGGAAGAAACTATCAAGGAGGTGTATGCTTCCTTAGTAAAG GCAGCGAAGGCTGCTCGTTTGGAGAAGTTTGAGATCCCCGTGAAGATCAAGTTGCTATCTGAAGCATGGACACCAGAATCTGGCCTTGTTACTGCAGCCTTGAAGCTCAAGAGGGATGTCATTAAGAAGGCCTTCTCACATGAACTAGCTCAATTATATTCCTCGTGA